The window GCCTTGGCCGTTTGGGCAGCGCCTTTCGCGGCTGCCACTGTGGTTTTCAGCCCACTTTTGGCCACTTCGGCAGCGCTTTTGGCGCTTTCGGCGGCAACCTTGGCGCCGGTTTGTGCCATTTTTGCCCCGGTTTTCGCCGCACCGTGGGCGGCTTGCAGGCCCGCTTTGGCAACTTTGGATGCCACTTTCGGCGGTGCGGTGAGCGCGCCTTTGAGGGGCTTCTCGGCGATGTCTTCCAACACTTCGCCGGTTTCGGCGAGGGTTGCGGCAGCGTCGGCGGTGGCTTGCAGGCCGGTTTGCAGGGCTTCGGTGCTGCCTTTGAGGGCAGTTTTGCCGGCTTGCCCCATTTGTCGGGCAGCCTGAGAGGCACTTTGGGCCGCGGTTTGGGCGGTGGCTGCGCCGGCTCGGGCCGCGGTTTGGGCTGCATTGGCGCTGGCCGAGGCAACCTCGGTCGCGGCTTTCCCTGCCGCAATGGCTTTGGCCTTGGCTAACGCCAGCAGTTCCTGCGGAATGCGCAGCAAAGGCTCGCCACGGCGGGCGCGCTCGGCGTTCATGCGCTCGTAAAGCCGCAGTTTGGCCTCCGGCGACAGCGTGCTGGCGGTGGCTTCCCGCGCTTTCTCGCGTAAGGCACGCATTTCTTCCACAGCCTTCCGCAGCGTGGGCGAGTTTTTGAGCCGCGCTTCAAAACTGGCCCGCACTTTGGGGGGCAGCAGGCCGTCCAGGTAGTCGGCAATCAGTTTTTCGTCCGAAGGATTTTTAGGGGTCATGGGGCACACTCCAGAGGGGGGTCAGGCGGCTGTCAAATGGTTGCTAAGGAAGGCGCGCAGGGCATTGCGGGCGCGATGCACCCGGACCTTGGCGGCGGAAACGGAAATTTCCAGCGCGTCGGCGACTTCTTCCATACTCAGGTCTTCCATCTCGAAAAGCACAAAGGCCGCCCGCAGTGTGGGGGAAAGGGTTTCCAGCCCGGCGTTGATGAGGGCGTTGATTTCCTGGCGGTCCAGCCAATCTTCGGGCAGCACCGCTTGTGTATCGGGGAGCAGTTCGGCGGCGTCTTCACTCAGGTCTTCCAGTGAGTCGGTGGCGGCATCGGTTTTGCGTTGGCGTTTGCGCAGTATATCCAGCGCTTTGTTGGTGACGATGCGGTAGAGCCACGAACTGAGGCGGGCCTGGCCCTGGAAATCGCCGATGCGAAGGTACACTGTCAGGAAGGCTTCCTGCATCGCGTCTTCGGCGTCGTGTGGGTTTTGCAGCAGACGGTAGGCGGTGCGGTAAACACCGTCGGCGTATTGCTCGATGAGCTGTTCGTAGGCGTCGGCTTCACCGCGACGCAGGGCGGCGACCAGGGTAATTTCGTCAGGGTAAGGGAAAACGCTCATGGTGACATGCTCCGGCTGGGGGAAACCCCTGTGGTATTTCTTAGACGCATTCCGGGGGATGTTGGTTACATGTTATTGGTTACATGTTACCAGAAAAAAACACCGCCGGGGCGGGAAAGCCGCGCCCCGGCGGTCGAAGCCCTGAAGGGTTATGCTTTGTGCCTGACCCGCTCGGCCAGCAGGCGGAACAGCCCGCCGTGGCCGATGGGGTGTTTGGCCGGCCACCAGTTCCAGCGGCCGAGCACGGCGGCAATGGAAGGCACCAGCACGGCGCGCACGATGAAGGTATCTAACAGCACGCCCATAGCAATGGCAGCCCCGATCTGGAAAAGGCTGGTGATGGATGAGGTCATCAACGCGCCGAACGTGCCTGCCAGGATGATGCCCGCGGAGGTGATGACCCCGCCGGTATAGGCCGAAGCACGCAGCACGCCTTCCCGCACGCTGCCGCGCTTTTCTGCTTCTTCCCACAGGCGGGAAGTCAGGAAGATGTTGTAATCGGCGCCCAGGGCCACCAGCAGGGTGAAAATCACCACCGGGATGGAGTAGTTCACCCCCGGCGCACCCATCAATTTCTGGAACACAAGCACGCTCAGCCCCATCGTGCTGCCGTAGGAAAGGAGCACGGTGAGGATGAGGTAGAGCGGCGCAACCAGACTGCCCAGCAGGATGATGAACACGAGAAGCACGCCCACGGTGGTCGCAGCCATCACTTTGGGAAAGTCTTCGCTTACGATGGTGCGGATGTCGTACACCTGCATGATGGGGCCGGTGACGTGGGCCTGCAAGCCTTGGGCTTGGGCGGCTTCCTGGGCGGCGGTGCGAATGCGCCCGGCGGTTTCAAGGGCCTGCTCGCCATAGGGGTCGCCTTTGACCAGCACTTGAATTTGCGCTGCGCGGTCATCTTGGCTCAGGAAGGTGCTGAGCAGGGTGCCTGCTTCGGGTTGCTGCTCGACGAGCGCGTTGGGGAGGAAGTAGGCATTGGCGGGCAGCGCATCGGCTAAGGCGTTGAGGTCGTGGGTGAGCGCTTTGACGTCCGTTTCCAGCGCGGCGATGGCCTGCTGGGCTGCTGCGGTATCCATGCCGGGCAGCGCAGGCGGCACAAAGCGGGCATCGCGCCCCTCAAAGCGCTTTGCCAGCGTCTGGATGCCGGTTTTCAGAGCCGTGGTGGCTTGTTGCAGTGCCTCGGCTTGTTGCTGCGCCGCGGGAAGTTGCATCAACGGCGGGTAGGAGAACGGCGCAGGCTGCCCGGCGAAGGTTTGAGCCAGTGTGCTGAGGTCCTGGCTCAGACCCTGTAAGGCCGTTTGCAGTGAAGCCACTGCTTGCTGGACCTGTTGGGCTGAGGCTTCGTTGCCTTCCGCCTGGGCCTGCTGCAAGGTTTGCTGGATGACCTGGATGGCCTGCAGGCGGGTGAGGGCATCGGCGTAAGCAGGCTGAGCCTGAATTTGCGGGTAAGCCTTGCCCAGGGCGACGAGATAGCCACCCACCACCGTGAGCGGGCTTTCCGCCTGTTGCCCCTGGGGGGTGAACAGGGTTTGCAGGGCCGCGGGGTTGTTGAGTTGGGCTGCCGTTTTGTCGAGGGCCTGGGCGAGCATTGCCAGTTGAGCATCCGCCTGTTGCATTTTCTCGGCCTGCGCCATGCCCTGCTGAAGCGTGGCGAGGGCGCGTAAGGCTTGCTGGTAGCCGGGGGCGTTTTTGACTTCGGGGTAAGCCTGCGCCAGGGCTTGCAGATAGGCCTCGAGCCCTTGTAGCCCTTCGGCGGCGTTCGCGGAGGGGGCGCCCGGCTTCAGGCTGTCCATGTTTTGGGCGAGCAGGTTCAATTGGGTGCTGACTTGCAACCCTTGCATCAAGTTATCCAGCCGGGTGCGCAGGTCCTTGAGCCGTTGGCGGGCGTCGGCGTATTCCGGCTGTTGAGCGGCTTTGGGGAAGGCCTTTCCGAAGTCATCGAGATAGGCTTCCAGGGTGTGCAAGGCCGCGGTGGGGTCGCCTTTGGCCTGGGCCAGCGCGTGCGGGTCGGCCTGGAGCCCTTTTTGCAGGCCCGAAGCCAGGGTGCGGAGCTGGTCGGGGGCAAGGAGGGCCTGTTCCAGTTGAGGCTGTTCGCCGCCGGTGGGATGTACCACGCTGCGCACTTTGGCAACACCATCAACTTGCGCCAGGGCCTGGTTCACCGCAGCGATGCGTTCCAGCCCCTGCGGCGAGCGCAGGTCGTGGTCGCCATCCAGCACCACGATGATCGGCATCATCTCGCCGGTGTTGAAGTGGGCTTTGATGAGTTCGAAGCCCTGCCGCGAATCGGCGCTGGCGGGAATTTCGTTCAAGATGTCGAAGGAGCGGTGCATTTGTGGCAGCAGGATGTAAGGCAGCAACAGTACCACGGTGGTGACCACGGCAATCAGGCCGGGTTTGGCGGTGATGGCATGGGCCACGCGTTCCCAGAAGGGGGAGCGATGCTCGCTTTGCTGGTCGCGAATTTTCCGGTGGAAGGGCCAGAAGAGGTAGGGCCCCAGCAGCGAAAGCAATGCCGGGGTGAGGGTGATGGAGGCCAACCACGCCATAGCCACCGCGAGCGCCATTGCAGGGCCCTGGGCGCGGGTCATCCCGAAGCGGGCGACCATCATGCTCAAAGTGCCGATGACCACGGTGGCGGCGCTGGCCGTGAGTACTGGGGCAATGCGGGTCACGGTTTCGCGGTCGGCTTCCTCACGATCCTGGTTGGGGCGGCGGGAAACTTCCTCGCGGTAGCGCGAAATGAGGAAGAGGGCGTAATCGGTGCCGACTCCGAAAATGAGCACCACCAGGAAGGCGTCCATCATGGTGGAAACTTTCATGATGTTGGCCTTGGCAAGATAGCCCAAAATGCCGCGACTGGTGAGGTAAGCCACCCCAATGGTGACCAGCGGCACCCCTGCGGCAATCGGCGCACGATAGACTAACAAAAGCACCACAATCACCAGCAGGATGGTTGCCCAGGTGGTGCTGTCGACGCTTTTGAGGATATGGTGCATCAAGTCGCGCCCGATGGGCGTTTGCCCCGTGAGATGAACGGTGAGGTTTTGGGGGCGAGTTTGCTGGATGTGGGTGCGAATTCGGTCAACGGTCAGGTTGGCTTCATCGCTGTAAGGCTGCGACTTCAAGTCCACCTGCATGAGCATGGCCTGGCCGTCGCTGCTGAGCAAGATGGGCTTCATTTCTGGATGGTTGAACACGGTGGTCACTTGCTGGACGTCGGGGTCGCGCTGCAGCCAGGCGGCCAGTGCTTTGGCGTAGGCGCGATCCGCGTCGTCAAGGCCGTGGGGGTTGGCCAACACCACGAGGGTGTCGCTCCCCGAGGCCATTTTGGGGAATTCCCGTTCCAACACTTTTTGCGCGCGCAGCGAAGGGGAATCTTTTGGCAGGAAGTCGGATTCGTTGCTGATGCCGACTTTTGAAAGCGGTGGGGCCCACAGCACCATGGCTGCCGCCACCGCCAGCCAAAAGACGACAATGCCGACTTTGTAGCGGGTGACGAAACGCGCAAGGGATTTGAACATGGTCAACCTCCTTTGGGGGATGGGGGCATCCGAAAAAAACGAAAATAAGCGACAAAAAAAGGAAGCGGAAGAAAGACCGCTTCGATTTGTTTATTTGGCTGTTTGGTTGCTTTGGTGTGGCGTCGCGGTGGCCGGGTCGGGAGTTTCCTCGCTTTCACTGCAAATCTGCCGCACCACTTCGCGCGCGAAGGCCGCCAGCGAGCGCTGGTTTTCTTCCGAAAGCGTTTGCAATGTGCGTTGGTATCGGTCTGATTCGCGCAAAATGGCGCTGGCCAGGCGGCGGTTGACCCGCTCGGCGACTTCCAGCGCCAGGCTGAGGCCGGTCAGCGCGCTGAGGCCCGGCTCGCCAGGCAGCCCAATGCGCAAGAGGCGGCGGCGCAGGCGTTTGCCGCGAATCCCCTCCAGCCATGTGCGGAGGGCGAGCAGGATAGCGGTCGTGAGTTCCGCCATGTAGAGCAGCGGTCGGCGGCGCTCTGGCAGGCGCGCCAGCAGGTCGGCCAGCAGGTTTTCGTAATCGCTGGACTCACTGGCGCGCAACTGCGCGAGGATTTGCGCCTTGATGGCTTCCCAATCTTCGGTTTCGGCCGTGGGGCCGGCAAGTTTGGCTAACGCCTCGTCGGCTTGCGGTGTGGGGGCGAAAACCACGCTGGCGCGGCCGGGCCCGCGCTTGCCTTCCGGCAAGCGAAATTCCGAGCGTGCCAGACCGCGCTCTTCCAGCAGGCGGAGCATTTCGTAAGCCGTCACTTTGCCGATGCCCAAACGCCGGGCCACTTCGGTATAGTGAATGGGTTCCTGCGCCTCTTTGTAGAGGTCGAGGAAGCGGCTTAGAAATTCCTGCTGGCGGCGGGTCAGTGGGCGTTGGGTCTGGGAAGCCATGATATAAACTCCGAAAATTCCGAATAAATTGTAAGTCCCCCTCACTGCAATGTCAAGTGTTTTGGGCGAGGTTGCCAGGGCGCTGGTTTGGGTTTTGCCCTTGGCAAAGCACGCCAAAGCCGTGCTTGTGGGGCTTTGGCGTGCTGAGAAGGTCAGACCTGGGGGAAAGGTTTATGCCACCACGCGCATGAATTTGCGCTTGCCCACCCGGAGCACCCCCGGGCCAGGGAAAGGAGCGTGCGGGTCGGTCAGGATTTTGCCATCCAGCCGCACGGCGTTTTGCTGAATCAGACGGCGGCCTTCGCTGTTGCTGCTCACCAGCCCCGCGTTGCGGAGCACTTGCAGCACGGTTTCGCCTTCCTGCAGGCGATATTCGGGCATGTCTTCGGGAATGTCGTGTTTCTGGAAGACGCGCACGAAGTGCTCTTCCGCACGCTTGGCGGCTTCCGCACCGTGGTAGATTTCCACAATTTCGCGCGCCAGTTTCATCTTTACGTCGCGAGGGTTGAGCCGGCCCTCGGCCATGCCGCGCTCCAGTTCGGTGATTTCCGGCGGCGTCCAGCGGGTGAGCAGTCGCATGTACGCGCCCATGGCCTTGTCGGGCACGCTCATCAGTTTGCCGTACATGTCTTCAGGGGTGGAAAGCAGCGGGATGTGGTTGCCCAACGACTTGCTCATCTTGACTTCGCCGTCGGTGCCGGGCAAAATATCCAGAATGATGGCGATGTTGGGCTTGACGCCCATGAAGGTCATCAGTTTGCGCGCCGCGGTGACGATGTTGAAAAGCTGGTCGGTGCCGCCGATTTGCACGTCGGCGCGCAGGGCGTAAGCATCGTAGCCCTGCATGATGGCGTAGAAGGTTTCGTGCAGGTAGACCGGTTCGCCCTTATCCCAGCGTTTGCGGAAGTTTTCGCGGGTGAGGAATTGCTGCACGGTGAAGTTAGAAGCCAGTTTGATCAGGTCGGCAAACGTCAGTTTGGAAAGCCACTTGGCGTTGTATTCGATGATGGTCTTTTCGGGGTCGAGGATTTTGAAAGCCTGCTCCGCGTAGGTGCGGGCGTTTTCCTCGACCTCTTCGGGGGTGAGTTGGGGGCGCAGTTTGTCTTTGTCGGAAGGGTCGCCGATGAGGGAGGTGAAGTTGCCGACCAGGAAGATCACCTCGTGGCCGAGTTCCTGAAACTGGCGCAGTTTGCGCATGGGCACGGTGTGGCCGAGGTGCAGGTCAGAGGTGCGGGGGTCGAAACCGCAATAGACGCGCAGGGGGCGGCCTTCCTTTTGGGCTTCGATCAGCCGTTCCTTGAGTTCGTTTCGCATGGCTGTGGCAAGGGCTTCGTCGCCGTAGGCTGTGCCTTGCATCAGCAGGTCAACTTGTTCGTCGATGGGCATCTGGCGTAAGTCGGTCATGGCAGCCTCCTGAAAGCATAAAAAAACGCACCCTGCGGGGTGCGTGGTGGAACACCCGCAGGGTTGGATTTATGAACGAGCGTAATAGGTTTCTTCGTCGCTGGCGCGTTGGGAGGTTAACCCCGCCTGCTGCACGATGGTCGCTGCAAGGGCTTCCCCTTCCTGGAAGCCGAACAGGCTTTGGGGTTTGCCTTCGTGAATTTCTACTTGCATCAGCGTGCGGAAGGCAAAGTGCTGGCCGTTTTCCCCTTGTACTTGCACCCGCTGCCCCCAGCGGTCGCTGATAATGCGCACGCTTTGCACTTGCGGCCACGTGAGTGTTACATGCCGCAGGCCGTTGTGAAATTCCAGCCCATCGGCGTTCAAGGTGAGCACGGTGCGGCTATCAACCCAGTTGCCAAAGGAACTGAGGAGCGCCGAGCCGACGAAGAAGCCCAACAGCACCCACAGGAACCACGGCACGGTGCCCAGCCGCCACGCAGTGATGGCTGTGACCACTAACATGGCCGCGGTCAGACCCCAGGCGTAGGCTTCCCCTCGGCGGGAACCCCGCAGGGGGCGAAAGGTGCCAGTCAGAGAAGACATTTTAGCCATGCCCGAATTATAGCATAAACGGCTTTATTTGCTGTGGCGCATTCGCTTTTCCTGGCGGAAGATTTCCACGCCATCCCAGAACAGAGTGATGGCTGTAATGCCGAAAACGGCTGAGAGCAGGTCGCTGGCGCTGGCAAAAGCCGCTGCCAACACGACAACGCTTAAAGCGAAAAAGGGAATGGCTGGCCGCGTGCCCCATTGGGCATGGAAGCGCCGCACCATGACGTGCCCCAGCCCAATGGTCACGAACGTGACCAGCGCGAGCACAACACCGGCCCATTGCAGGTTCATGAGCGCACCTTTTTCCGTCGAGGGTTGGCTGGGAACAGCCCTTGCTCTACCCGCCTGGCCTGGTCGGGGAGTTCGGTGCTGCCCCAAATAACCGAACCGGCGAAGATCCCCAGCAGCGCCGAACCCCAAAAGGAGGGGATGAAAAGGGAGGCTGCCGCCATCAGTGCTCCTACAGCCAGCACCACCGGCCAGATGTGCGCACCGAGATGGTATTCCAGTTTGATGACCCAAAAGAAGCCGAAGCCGATGGCAAACAGCATGAAAAGCCCTAAAATCAGGCCGGTAAAGTTCACGGCGACCTCCTGCAAAGTGTGTTGATGTGGGGAAGGGGTTTCCCAGGCGGTTCTTCAGCGGTTCTTCCGTCTCAGGCGGTGCGGGCGCGGTGTTGGGCGTGTGTTGCCCTGCCATCGCGCCGCAAGCCCCCTCAGCATAACGCCTGTTGGGGGCTTTTGCCAGTCAGTTTTTGGCAATCTTGGGCTAAAGTGAGATTAAGAAGCCGGCCAGCCGTGTTCCCCCACAAGCGGCACGAAAGCCACGGCATCGAGGGTTTCCCGTTCCAGACGTCCCTCGCGGCGGGTCCAGCGTTCCAGGTGCTGGTAACCCCGGTCGCCCACCGGTGCTACCAGCCGACCGCCTTCGGCCAGTTGTGCCAGCAGGGGGGCGGGTACTTCGGGCGCTGCGGCGGTGATGAGGATGGCGTCGTAAGGCGCATATTCCGGCAAGCCCAGCGTGCCGTCGCCGACGTGGACGTGCACGTTGTCCAGCCCCAGGGCTTTCAGCCGTGCCTGGGCCTGGGCGGCCAACTGCGGCAGCCGTTCCACCGTGTGTACCTCTCGCGCCAGGTGCGCCAACACGGCGGCCTGATAGCCCGAGCCGGTTCCGATTTCCAGCACTTTCTCGTCGCCTTGCAGGTTGAGCAGCGCCGTCATGTAGGCCACGATGAAGGGCTGAGAGATGGTCTGCCCCTGGCCGATGGGCAGGGGATGGTCGCCGTAGGCTTCTGTGCGATAGGCTTCGGGCACGAAAAGATGGCGTGGCACCTGGCGCATGGCGGTCAGCACCCGCGGGTTACGGATGCCGCGGGCGGTGATTTGTTCGGCAACCATTTTTTCGGCTTCGCGATGCCAATCGGCGGGCATAGGAGCGCCTCCAAAGATGGGCGTTATTCTTCGTTGTCGGCGGCTTGCAAAGCGGCCAGGTGCGGGATGTCGGGCGGGGGGACGGTTTGGTGGTAGCGGATGAGCGCCACGGCCTCGGGGGAAGCCCCGGCCTCCGCGACGAGGCGTGCGCCCCATTCGGGGTGTTGGCGGGCGAGCACGAAAGGCCGCCGCCAGCCGCGCGGCTGGCCTTCCCCCAGGCGGAAAGCACGCGTCGGGCAGCAGGCATAGGATATCACCACAGCGACGCGTTCCCACAGGCGGGGGCGCTGCAACGCTTTGCCGACATCGTGCAGCAGGGCCGCGGTGAGCAGGTCGCGGTCAGTATGCCCGCTCTGCCGCAGCCGTTGGAACACCCGCAGCGCGTGGGCTTGCTCGTTGGGGGGCATTCGCTGAAAGAGCGCCCACAGCGGTGGGCTGAGCAGCCGTTGGGCGGCTTCCAGCCCTTGCGGGTCTGGGCGCGCCCGCAGGGCTTCCCAGAACTGCCGCAGGCGGTAACTCAGCCTAAGAGCCACGCGCCCAGGACGCGGGTTGGCCATATCACCACCCATTGCAGAATATCTAAGTGAAACAACGGCAGCACAAAAAGCACGACCAGCAGCAGAGGCATGGCGTAGGGCTGGAGTGGGGCGAGGTAAGTTTGCCACAGGCGGGGGAAGAGCCCTGCAATGACTTTGTCGCCATCCAGCGGCGGGATGGGAATCAGGTTGAAGAAGAAGAGCAGCAAGTCGAAGAAGACCACGCTGCCCAGAAAGCGCAGCAAAATGTTCGTGAGGCTGGTGTGGGGCAGGCTGAGCCAGAGGAAGCGGTAGAGCACCGCGACAACGATGGCGAGCAGCAGGTTGCTAAGCGGCCCGGCAAAGGCTACCCAAAAGTAGGCCCGGCGGCTGCGTAGCGCGCTGGGGGAAATCGGCACCGGCTTTGCCCATCCGAAGCCGGTGAAGAGGAAGAGCAGCGTGCCCCACATATCGAGGTGGGCGAGGGGGTTGAGGGTCAGGCGTCCGGCGCGCCGGGGGGTATCATCGCCAAAACGGGTGGCCGTCCAGGCGTGGGCAAATTCGTGGATGGGGAAAGCGACCATGAGGATCGCCAAGCGAAAAAGTGTGTCAATGGTGTCGGGGAGGACGAGCATGAGATGGCCTTTGGAGAGAGGAATGGGGGAAAGGGGCGGGATTCTTGAAGAGGGAAGCCGTGATGAAGTGCAACCCTGCCCGCCGCGCGGATTATATCATGGGGGAGGCGCGATGGTATAATCGCGGTGAGGCCCTGAAGGTGCCTCTTGGCTTTCACATAACAGCACTGTGGATTTCCCTCATGCTCCCTGATTTGCATCTTGGCGACCGAGTGCGTTTGCGTAAACCCCATGCCTGCGGCGGTTATGAATGGCGCGTCGTGCGGTTGGGGGCCGATATTGGCCTGGAGTGCTTGACCTGCGGGCGGCGCATTCTGTTGACGCGCCGCAAACTGGCCCGGCGGCTGAAAGTCATTTTACCGCCCGACGATGGAGAACCTCCCGATGCTTAAACTCGCCCGTGGGCTCTTTTGGGTTCCCCTGGTGGTGGTGTTGGCGGGTTGCAATTTGCCCCAGGGGGGAGCACCAGTGCCCTCGGCCACGGTGGTGGAGGCAGCCCGCCCCTCGGCTACGGTGACTTTGGCCGCGACGCCTACCCCTGGGGTATCCCCTTTGCCGGGCACACGGACGCCCTCACCGCCTACCGCAACCCCTCGCCCGTGCACCAACCAGGCTGCCCCCGGCAGCCCCATCGATGTCACCGTGCCCGACGATACGGTGATGCGGCCAGGGCAGGTCTTTACCAAGGTGTGGCAGGTGGTCAACACCGGCACATGCACCTGGACACCGGCATATCGCCTGGTGTGGTTTTCGGGCGCGCGGTTGGGCACTTCGGCATCCTACCCCCTGGGGCGGGAAGTGCGTCCGGGCGAGGCGGTTGACCTGGCCGTGGATATGGTGGCGCCGCTTGCGCCGGGCGTGTATCAGAGTTATTGGAAACTGCGCGCCCCTGAGGGTTCCCTGTTTGGCATTGGGCCGGGGGCAGGCACGCCGTTTTGGGTACGCATTGTGGTAGTTTCCTTGCGCCCCCCTTCGCCCACGCCCACACCGACCATCACCCCACCGCCCACGGCTACCCCCACCCCCACGCCTTCCCCCACCCCCACGCCACCGGTGAAGACCACAGGCCAGCAAGACCTCATGCTGGGCGATGGGCTGGAGGTAGATGGAGAGAAAACCTCGGCCACCGATGTGCTCTACTTGCAGGTCAACGGCGCGCACGTGCTGCGCCCGCAAGACGCCGCTCGCTGGGGCATTTTTGGCAGCGACCCACCCTCGCTGGGAACCTGTCGCCAGAGCAACCGCAGCGCGGCCGATATTCCGGTGGATAGCCTGGGCGTAGGCACTTACCTTTGCTATCGCAGCAGCGATGGGCATATCGGCTATGCCCGCCTGGAAGCCGTGGATCGGGCAACCTGGCGCATTACCCTCTCGTTCATTACCTGGGCCGAGCCGTAACGACTGAAGGAGGTTTGTAGTGCCCCCTCGTCATGTGGTGTTGGTATTCATCGATGGGCTGCGGCCCGACGTGCTGGCAGAGGCCGTGCGCGCTGGCGAAGTGCCCCACCTTCAGCGGCTTTTGGGCGAAGAGGGGAATCATGGCTGGGTAACCTCGGTGCTTGCCCCTGCGCCCAGCATCACGTTTGCTTCTCAGGCCAGTTTGGTGA is drawn from Chloroflexota bacterium and contains these coding sequences:
- a CDS encoding sigma-70 family RNA polymerase sigma factor; protein product: MSVFPYPDEITLVAALRRGEADAYEQLIEQYADGVYRTAYRLLQNPHDAEDAMQEAFLTVYLRIGDFQGQARLSSWLYRIVTNKALDILRKRQRKTDAATDSLEDLSEDAAELLPDTQAVLPEDWLDRQEINALINAGLETLSPTLRAAFVLFEMEDLSMEEVADALEISVSAAKVRVHRARNALRAFLSNHLTAA
- a CDS encoding MMPL family transporter, with the translated sequence MFKSLARFVTRYKVGIVVFWLAVAAAMVLWAPPLSKVGISNESDFLPKDSPSLRAQKVLEREFPKMASGSDTLVVLANPHGLDDADRAYAKALAAWLQRDPDVQQVTTVFNHPEMKPILLSSDGQAMLMQVDLKSQPYSDEANLTVDRIRTHIQQTRPQNLTVHLTGQTPIGRDLMHHILKSVDSTTWATILLVIVVLLLVYRAPIAAGVPLVTIGVAYLTSRGILGYLAKANIMKVSTMMDAFLVVLIFGVGTDYALFLISRYREEVSRRPNQDREEADRETVTRIAPVLTASAATVVIGTLSMMVARFGMTRAQGPAMALAVAMAWLASITLTPALLSLLGPYLFWPFHRKIRDQQSEHRSPFWERVAHAITAKPGLIAVVTTVVLLLPYILLPQMHRSFDILNEIPASADSRQGFELIKAHFNTGEMMPIIVVLDGDHDLRSPQGLERIAAVNQALAQVDGVAKVRSVVHPTGGEQPQLEQALLAPDQLRTLASGLQKGLQADPHALAQAKGDPTAALHTLEAYLDDFGKAFPKAAQQPEYADARQRLKDLRTRLDNLMQGLQVSTQLNLLAQNMDSLKPGAPSANAAEGLQGLEAYLQALAQAYPEVKNAPGYQQALRALATLQQGMAQAEKMQQADAQLAMLAQALDKTAAQLNNPAALQTLFTPQGQQAESPLTVVGGYLVALGKAYPQIQAQPAYADALTRLQAIQVIQQTLQQAQAEGNEASAQQVQQAVASLQTALQGLSQDLSTLAQTFAGQPAPFSYPPLMQLPAAQQQAEALQQATTALKTGIQTLAKRFEGRDARFVPPALPGMDTAAAQQAIAALETDVKALTHDLNALADALPANAYFLPNALVEQQPEAGTLLSTFLSQDDRAAQIQVLVKGDPYGEQALETAGRIRTAAQEAAQAQGLQAHVTGPIMQVYDIRTIVSEDFPKVMAATTVGVLLVFIILLGSLVAPLYLILTVLLSYGSTMGLSVLVFQKLMGAPGVNYSIPVVIFTLLVALGADYNIFLTSRLWEEAEKRGSVREGVLRASAYTGGVITSAGIILAGTFGALMTSSITSLFQIGAAIAMGVLLDTFIVRAVLVPSIAAVLGRWNWWPAKHPIGHGGLFRLLAERVRHKA
- a CDS encoding tyrosine--tRNA ligase; its protein translation is MPIDEQVDLLMQGTAYGDEALATAMRNELKERLIEAQKEGRPLRVYCGFDPRTSDLHLGHTVPMRKLRQFQELGHEVIFLVGNFTSLIGDPSDKDKLRPQLTPEEVEENARTYAEQAFKILDPEKTIIEYNAKWLSKLTFADLIKLASNFTVQQFLTRENFRKRWDKGEPVYLHETFYAIMQGYDAYALRADVQIGGTDQLFNIVTAARKLMTFMGVKPNIAIILDILPGTDGEVKMSKSLGNHIPLLSTPEDMYGKLMSVPDKAMGAYMRLLTRWTPPEITELERGMAEGRLNPRDVKMKLAREIVEIYHGAEAAKRAEEHFVRVFQKHDIPEDMPEYRLQEGETVLQVLRNAGLVSSNSEGRRLIQQNAVRLDGKILTDPHAPFPGPGVLRVGKRKFMRVVA
- a CDS encoding DUF4491 family protein; translated protein: MNLQWAGVVLALVTFVTIGLGHVMVRRFHAQWGTRPAIPFFALSVVVLAAAFASASDLLSAVFGITAITLFWDGVEIFRQEKRMRHSK
- a CDS encoding DUF4491 family protein, with protein sequence MNFTGLILGLFMLFAIGFGFFWVIKLEYHLGAHIWPVVLAVGALMAAASLFIPSFWGSALLGIFAGSVIWGSTELPDQARRVEQGLFPANPRRKKVRS
- a CDS encoding protein-L-isoaspartate(D-aspartate) O-methyltransferase is translated as MPADWHREAEKMVAEQITARGIRNPRVLTAMRQVPRHLFVPEAYRTEAYGDHPLPIGQGQTISQPFIVAYMTALLNLQGDEKVLEIGTGSGYQAAVLAHLAREVHTVERLPQLAAQAQARLKALGLDNVHVHVGDGTLGLPEYAPYDAILITAAAPEVPAPLLAQLAEGGRLVAPVGDRGYQHLERWTRREGRLERETLDAVAFVPLVGEHGWPAS
- a CDS encoding HD domain-containing protein; amino-acid sequence: MGGDMANPRPGRVALRLSYRLRQFWEALRARPDPQGLEAAQRLLSPPLWALFQRMPPNEQAHALRVFQRLRQSGHTDRDLLTAALLHDVGKALQRPRLWERVAVVISYACCPTRAFRLGEGQPRGWRRPFVLARQHPEWGARLVAEAGASPEAVALIRYHQTVPPPDIPHLAALQAADNEE
- a CDS encoding site-2 protease family protein, which translates into the protein MAILMVAFPIHEFAHAWTATRFGDDTPRRAGRLTLNPLAHLDMWGTLLFLFTGFGWAKPVPISPSALRSRRAYFWVAFAGPLSNLLLAIVVAVLYRFLWLSLPHTSLTNILLRFLGSVVFFDLLLFFFNLIPIPPLDGDKVIAGLFPRLWQTYLAPLQPYAMPLLLVVLFVLPLFHLDILQWVVIWPTRVLGAWLLG
- a CDS encoding DUF951 domain-containing protein; translated protein: MLPDLHLGDRVRLRKPHACGGYEWRVVRLGADIGLECLTCGRRILLTRRKLARRLKVILPPDDGEPPDA